A window from Methylococcus mesophilus encodes these proteins:
- the cas10 gene encoding type III-A CRISPR-associated protein Cas10/Csm1, with protein MALTLQERLDASSRMALAAFLHDLGKFAERARIGEANEKRADGTTRIALEKQLHCPSFNGRHTHIHAAYTSIGFDLLEQHLPNLVGEHMTPFAPWRDRDVDDSIINAAARHHRPGTYLQWIVATADRLASGFEREEFDAYNAAPDEEQPKLNHYTKRQLTLLEGIRLQPKANAESAPQYRYPLKPLSPKYLFPVLAESAEQADSKKAQGEYLELWDSFRANLEKIPQSHRTDLALWLDHFDCLWQTFTHAIPAATAGQVKPEVSLYDHSRTTAALAVALWRFHQDRGEDTDAIREQLRVQWDRQRADSGESLEAWESEKFLLIQGDFFGIQDFIFASGGETQKRAAKLLRGRSFYVSLLTELAALRLLEKLALPPTSQVVNAAGKFLIVAPNTAEARATVAEVQAEFDVWFLRHTYGQSGIGLAMLAARSRDFQAGKQDQESPFRALMKRLFEQLDEAKLRRFGLCGETPADPLFRDFLNAFTSKGVCGIDGRSPATVEEDGMQIGAMAADQIKTGHLLANRQRVLISVERLNHRGLSLPIFGFHVSFTTGEDDSGRFGREAKTANLRRCWDFSLPESPDAPLWKGYSRRHINAYVPRFDAVNEWEAERYRGIENPATFDPHPNEIKTLNHLARDDRQVDPNGNWYGQEALMTLKGDVDDLGQIFQKGLERPSFAKMAALSRQMNAFFAIYLPWLCEHGEDGGVKRYRNIYTVFAGGDDFFLIGPWHSTLKLAQRMKSDFASYVAHNPEIHFSAGLSMTKPGLPIRQLAALAEEGLEAAKAYRPADAPDAGPAKNAVTCFGQPVSWKDFDAILTQETELERLAGEFGLSTGYVYGLLNLTDMATAVSQHPENALWHAYFAYRTRRMLESRIKGGEDRERTERKRRTLQGELAAEIAHKGIEQFGAAYKIALFTYLYQQRD; from the coding sequence ATGGCATTGACCCTTCAGGAACGGCTCGACGCTTCCAGCCGCATGGCGCTGGCGGCTTTTCTTCACGATCTGGGTAAGTTCGCCGAACGCGCCCGTATAGGCGAAGCCAATGAAAAACGCGCCGATGGGACCACACGCATCGCGCTGGAAAAACAACTCCACTGCCCCAGTTTCAACGGTCGACATACTCACATCCATGCGGCTTACACCTCGATCGGTTTCGATTTGCTGGAACAGCACCTGCCTAATCTGGTAGGGGAACACATGACGCCGTTCGCTCCCTGGCGCGATCGTGATGTCGACGACTCCATCATCAACGCCGCCGCTCGACATCATCGGCCAGGCACCTATCTGCAATGGATCGTAGCGACGGCGGATCGGCTCGCGTCCGGCTTCGAACGTGAAGAATTCGATGCCTACAATGCTGCGCCGGACGAGGAACAGCCAAAGCTCAATCATTACACCAAGCGGCAGCTCACTCTGCTCGAAGGGATTCGCCTTCAACCCAAAGCTAATGCGGAATCGGCCCCCCAATATCGCTACCCTCTCAAGCCGCTGTCGCCGAAGTACTTGTTTCCGGTATTGGCCGAAAGCGCGGAGCAGGCCGACAGCAAGAAAGCCCAGGGCGAATATCTCGAGCTTTGGGACAGCTTCAGGGCGAATCTGGAAAAAATCCCGCAAAGCCACCGGACCGATTTGGCGCTGTGGCTGGACCATTTCGACTGCCTCTGGCAGACGTTCACTCACGCCATTCCTGCGGCCACCGCCGGGCAGGTCAAACCGGAAGTGTCGCTTTACGACCATTCCCGGACTACGGCGGCCTTGGCGGTAGCGCTATGGCGCTTCCATCAGGACCGGGGCGAGGACACTGACGCCATCCGGGAACAGTTGCGCGTGCAGTGGGACCGCCAACGTGCTGACAGCGGCGAGAGTCTCGAGGCTTGGGAGAGCGAGAAGTTCCTGCTGATCCAGGGCGATTTCTTCGGCATCCAGGATTTCATCTTCGCCAGCGGCGGCGAAACCCAGAAGCGGGCCGCCAAGCTGCTGCGAGGACGCTCCTTCTACGTCTCGCTGCTCACCGAGCTGGCAGCGCTACGGCTGCTGGAGAAGCTCGCCTTGCCGCCGACCAGCCAGGTCGTGAACGCGGCGGGCAAATTCCTGATCGTCGCGCCGAATACGGCAGAAGCCCGCGCTACGGTGGCAGAGGTTCAAGCGGAATTCGATGTTTGGTTCCTGCGCCACACTTACGGCCAATCCGGCATCGGGTTGGCCATGCTGGCGGCTCGATCGCGGGACTTCCAGGCCGGCAAACAAGATCAGGAAAGTCCGTTCCGAGCGCTCATGAAGCGTCTGTTCGAGCAACTGGATGAGGCCAAGCTCAGGCGCTTCGGGTTGTGCGGCGAGACCCCGGCCGACCCGCTGTTCCGGGATTTTCTCAACGCCTTCACCTCAAAAGGAGTTTGCGGCATCGATGGGCGTTCCCCGGCAACGGTCGAAGAAGACGGCATGCAGATCGGCGCCATGGCGGCGGACCAGATCAAGACCGGGCACCTGCTGGCAAACCGGCAGCGCGTGCTGATATCCGTCGAACGCCTGAACCACCGCGGCCTTAGCCTGCCGATCTTCGGCTTTCATGTGAGCTTTACCACCGGCGAGGATGACAGCGGCCGATTCGGGCGCGAGGCGAAAACCGCCAATCTGCGCCGTTGCTGGGATTTTTCCCTCCCCGAATCGCCGGACGCGCCACTGTGGAAAGGTTACTCCCGCCGCCACATCAATGCCTACGTGCCGCGCTTCGACGCCGTCAACGAGTGGGAAGCGGAACGCTACCGCGGTATAGAAAACCCGGCAACGTTCGATCCCCACCCGAATGAAATCAAGACTTTGAACCATCTGGCGCGAGATGACCGGCAGGTCGACCCTAACGGAAACTGGTATGGGCAGGAAGCGCTCATGACGCTGAAGGGAGACGTGGACGATCTGGGACAAATATTCCAAAAAGGGCTCGAGCGACCGAGTTTCGCCAAGATGGCGGCACTTTCGCGGCAGATGAACGCCTTCTTCGCCATCTACCTGCCCTGGCTGTGCGAACACGGCGAGGACGGCGGCGTTAAGCGCTACCGCAACATCTACACCGTGTTCGCCGGCGGTGATGATTTTTTCCTGATCGGCCCTTGGCATTCGACCCTCAAACTGGCGCAGCGCATGAAGAGCGATTTCGCCAGCTACGTGGCCCATAACCCGGAAATCCACTTTTCCGCCGGGTTATCCATGACCAAACCAGGTCTGCCGATCCGCCAGTTGGCGGCGCTCGCCGAAGAGGGGCTGGAGGCGGCGAAGGCCTATCGTCCGGCCGACGCCCCGGACGCGGGTCCGGCAAAAAATGCCGTCACCTGCTTTGGCCAGCCGGTAAGCTGGAAAGACTTCGACGCCATTCTTACGCAGGAGACGGAGTTGGAACGGCTCGCCGGTGAATTCGGATTGTCGACCGGCTATGTTTACGGTCTGCTTAATCTGACCGACATGGCGACGGCAGTGAGCCAGCATCCGGAAAACGCACTCTGGCACGCCTATTTCGCCTACCGCACCCGGCGCATGCTGGAATCGCGCATCAAGGGCGGCGAGGACCGCGAACGCACCGAGCGGAAGCGCCGCACCTTGCAAGGCGAACTAGCCGCGGAGATCGCACACAAGGGCATCGAACAATTCGGGGCGGCCTACAAGATCGCCCTGTTTACCTATCTGTATCAGCAACGGGATTGA
- the csm2 gene encoding type III-A CRISPR-associated protein Csm2, which translates to MADNRGQRHNTGQGGRAPEYRPQPPVLDTSTVTFAPINAELFCQTAKNMAQAVADADRNRNKSTQLRRFYDELVLWETRVSQAPKEHQADKFNECLPFIRMINAKAAYAEGRKLVDSTFVGLLHHTLAQVTDAKALGTCKLFWEAFMGFYKQLRGDN; encoded by the coding sequence ATGGCGGACAATCGCGGACAGCGGCATAACACGGGACAGGGCGGGCGCGCCCCGGAGTATCGGCCCCAGCCGCCGGTACTGGACACCAGCACGGTGACGTTCGCGCCGATCAACGCCGAGCTGTTCTGCCAGACGGCAAAAAATATGGCGCAGGCCGTGGCCGACGCGGATCGGAACAGGAATAAATCGACTCAGTTGCGCCGTTTCTACGACGAGCTGGTGTTGTGGGAAACCCGAGTGAGCCAAGCTCCCAAGGAACATCAAGCTGACAAGTTCAACGAGTGCCTGCCTTTCATCCGCATGATCAACGCCAAGGCGGCCTATGCCGAAGGCCGCAAGCTTGTCGACTCCACATTCGTCGGTCTGCTGCACCATACTCTGGCGCAAGTCACGGACGCCAAGGCACTCGGCACCTGCAAGCTGTTCTGGGAAGCCTTTATGGGCTTCTACAAGCAATTACGCGGTGACAACTGA
- the csm3 gene encoding type III-A CRISPR-associated RAMP protein Csm3, translated as MKLIAIQKLTGTLQLVSGLHIGSGNTEMHIGGTDNPVIKHPLTQHPYIPGSSLKGKIRSLLEWELGVVGITDRDPLGFKHIGKMEPAQRETAKDLLRLFGGAPEGGNHYSDLVKEIGPTRLAFWDCALEPGWIEEMNGRNLLLTENKSENMIDRIRGVAEHPRNTERVPAGARFEFSLTLRRHDTDGDLLAAVWKGLKLLELTGLGGSGSRGYGKLKFTRLELDGEDRLPQLREIRFNAAA; from the coding sequence ATGAAACTCATCGCCATCCAGAAGCTCACCGGCACCCTCCAACTGGTCTCCGGCCTGCACATCGGTTCCGGCAACACCGAGATGCACATCGGCGGCACCGACAACCCGGTGATCAAGCATCCGCTGACTCAGCACCCCTACATCCCCGGCTCCAGCCTCAAGGGCAAGATCCGCAGTCTGCTCGAATGGGAGCTGGGCGTGGTAGGCATCACCGACAGAGATCCGCTGGGCTTCAAACACATCGGAAAGATGGAGCCTGCGCAGCGCGAGACCGCCAAGGACCTGCTGCGGCTGTTCGGCGGCGCGCCGGAGGGCGGCAATCACTACAGCGACCTGGTGAAGGAGATTGGCCCCACCCGCTTGGCGTTCTGGGACTGCGCTCTGGAGCCCGGCTGGATCGAGGAAATGAACGGCCGCAACCTGTTACTAACCGAGAACAAGTCGGAAAACATGATCGACCGCATCCGTGGCGTGGCCGAACATCCCCGCAACACCGAGCGGGTGCCGGCTGGGGCACGCTTCGAGTTCAGTCTGACCCTCCGGCGCCACGATACCGACGGTGACCTGCTGGCAGCCGTGTGGAAAGGCCTGAAACTGCTGGAACTGACCGGCCTGGGCGGGTCCGGCTCGCGCGGCTATGGCAAGCTGAAATTCACCCGGCTGGAACTGGACGGGGAAGACCGGCTGCCGCAACTGCGGGAAATCCGCTTCAATGCAGCTGCCTGA
- the csm4 gene encoding type III-A CRISPR-associated RAMP protein Csm4: MNLYRLTLRPLSAFGSEPLGDMLFGQLCWAARNRYSEERLGELLTGYTANRPFAVISDALPAGHLPRPALPGHWFETIDNEDRKAAKKRVWMPLELATAPVAEWVRHCKAPGDIAGAIPREHSQPHNTIHRQTGTTGEGQFAPYAMSQLWYGLDSVLEVYAGLDESRLSAGELEALFGDMGTFGFGRDASIGLGKFQVLRIEPFAWPEPASTDAWLTLAPCAPQGLGFDASRSFYRIFTRFGRHGDIGVHQGHPFKTPVLLAQTGAVFAPIPRAGAESTGGAFIGQGLGGGNTLSRAIPGTVHQGYAPVIGIQLPQREAAA, from the coding sequence ATGAACCTTTACCGGCTCACCCTGCGCCCACTCTCCGCCTTCGGTTCGGAACCCCTGGGCGACATGCTGTTCGGCCAGTTGTGCTGGGCTGCGCGCAACCGCTACAGTGAGGAACGGCTGGGTGAGTTGCTGACGGGCTATACCGCTAACCGACCCTTCGCCGTGATTTCCGACGCCCTGCCGGCCGGTCATCTGCCCCGTCCCGCCCTGCCCGGACATTGGTTTGAGACTATCGACAACGAAGACCGAAAGGCAGCGAAGAAGCGAGTCTGGATGCCTCTGGAGCTTGCCACTGCCCCCGTCGCCGAATGGGTCCGACACTGCAAGGCTCCGGGGGATATCGCCGGCGCGATTCCCCGCGAGCATTCCCAGCCGCACAACACCATCCACCGCCAGACCGGCACCACCGGCGAAGGCCAGTTCGCTCCCTATGCCATGAGCCAGCTCTGGTACGGCCTGGATTCGGTGCTCGAGGTGTACGCCGGACTGGACGAATCACGCCTGAGCGCTGGCGAGCTAGAAGCTTTGTTCGGCGACATGGGGACGTTCGGTTTCGGCCGCGATGCCAGCATCGGTCTGGGCAAATTCCAGGTGCTGCGCATAGAGCCGTTCGCTTGGCCCGAGCCAGCCAGCACCGATGCCTGGCTGACGCTGGCCCCATGCGCGCCGCAGGGATTGGGCTTCGATGCCAGCCGCAGCTTCTATCGGATATTCACCCGCTTCGGCCGTCACGGCGATATCGGGGTGCATCAGGGCCATCCGTTCAAGACCCCTGTCCTGCTGGCTCAAACCGGCGCCGTGTTCGCCCCTATCCCGCGTGCGGGAGCTGAATCGACGGGAGGGGCATTCATCGGTCAGGGCTTGGGCGGTGGCAATACCTTGTCCCGCGCCATACCCGGCACCGTACACCAGGGCTATGCGCCCGTCATCGGCATCCAACTGCCGCAGAGGGAGGCGGCCGCATGA
- a CDS encoding RAMP superfamily CRISPR-associated protein has protein sequence MKAFASYRLHITPLSPIHIGTGESFQPTNYVIEGGILHEFDSGAVTEALSAGERKELLRIASAKPNEEMIKAMQGFFYNRREALLPWAVHRVPVLPQVASLYASRVGQTANQESSGGQVLNRLEIDRTAFNPISRQPVLFGSSLKGAIRTALLDKVNGGNRALPDERKGLHEFQGRLLSYRDPGSRRLKLERDPLRLVQLSDSAWRESSGLTATSVHLAVNRKKTPVKDEKGQLRRAMGENLYQILECVSPWRYRTFSGQLNLQRLDGLPRQEQMPAREFRYTVEALATACNRFYLPVLAGETKALKERGFADHKWCEALQKTLKQSQDRLKAGQTFVLRVGRHSGAESMTVSGTRKIKILKGKGQPADDADAAKTLWLAAETKDQQTGLLPFGWLLMEIEPLDAPETDWPELKALCEERLGGARELAERLQAQTVQAEKTRAAVAAKHREEQERTRLAAEQQARAEQERAEREQRLQTMGPELRAIEEFRVYYADQRQKGRYQPGSQFDEKRRALLQAALGWTEPATRREAAALLRETIKNWTDWPSKKERKAEFRSGLEALES, from the coding sequence ATGAAGGCTTTCGCCAGTTATCGGCTACACATCACCCCCCTTTCGCCCATTCACATCGGCACCGGTGAAAGCTTCCAGCCAACCAATTATGTCATCGAAGGCGGCATCCTCCATGAATTTGATAGCGGCGCGGTGACGGAGGCGCTGTCGGCCGGGGAGCGCAAGGAACTGCTGCGGATCGCCAGCGCAAAGCCGAACGAGGAGATGATCAAGGCGATGCAGGGCTTTTTTTACAACCGCAGGGAAGCACTGCTGCCTTGGGCAGTCCACCGGGTGCCGGTTCTGCCCCAAGTCGCTAGTCTTTATGCAAGCCGGGTGGGTCAAACCGCCAATCAGGAAAGCTCTGGCGGACAAGTGTTGAACCGCCTGGAAATCGACCGCACCGCCTTCAATCCGATCAGCCGCCAACCGGTGCTGTTCGGATCTTCGCTGAAGGGCGCGATACGGACAGCTTTGCTGGATAAGGTGAATGGAGGAAACCGGGCACTGCCCGACGAACGCAAGGGCTTGCATGAGTTCCAGGGCCGTTTGCTGAGCTATCGCGATCCGGGCAGCCGGAGGCTCAAGTTGGAACGCGATCCGCTGCGTTTGGTACAACTGTCGGATTCGGCCTGGCGAGAGTCTTCCGGACTCACAGCCACCTCGGTGCATCTGGCCGTGAACCGCAAGAAAACGCCGGTCAAGGACGAAAAAGGCCAGTTACGCAGAGCGATGGGCGAAAATCTGTACCAGATTCTGGAATGCGTATCGCCCTGGCGCTACCGGACATTTTCCGGGCAGCTCAATCTGCAACGGCTCGACGGTTTACCCCGGCAAGAGCAAATGCCCGCACGGGAATTTCGCTATACGGTGGAAGCGTTGGCCACGGCCTGCAACCGCTTCTATCTCCCGGTGCTGGCCGGGGAAACCAAGGCTCTGAAAGAACGCGGCTTCGCCGATCACAAATGGTGCGAAGCCCTTCAGAAGACGCTGAAGCAGTCTCAAGACAGACTCAAGGCCGGTCAAACCTTCGTGCTGCGGGTGGGACGCCATAGCGGCGCCGAGTCGATGACGGTTTCTGGCACCCGGAAGATCAAAATATTGAAAGGCAAGGGTCAACCAGCCGATGACGCCGATGCCGCCAAAACCCTCTGGCTCGCCGCCGAAACCAAGGACCAACAAACCGGCCTGCTGCCGTTCGGCTGGCTGCTGATGGAAATCGAACCCCTGGACGCACCCGAAACCGATTGGCCGGAACTGAAGGCCTTGTGCGAGGAACGCCTGGGCGGGGCGCGCGAGTTGGCGGAGCGCCTGCAGGCGCAGACCGTTCAGGCCGAAAAAACTCGCGCCGCCGTAGCGGCAAAGCACCGCGAGGAACAAGAACGTACCCGGCTGGCAGCCGAACAGCAGGCCCGAGCCGAGCAAGAACGGGCAGAGCGTGAGCAGCGGCTGCAAACGATGGGACCGGAACTGCGCGCCATCGAGGAGTTTCGCGTCTATTACGCCGACCAAAGGCAGAAAGGCCGCTACCAGCCCGGCAGTCAATTCGACGAAAAACGCCGCGCACTCCTCCAGGCAGCCCTTGGCTGGACCGAGCCGGCGACGCGCCGGGAAGCCGCCGCGCTGCTGCGTGAAACCATCAAGAACTGGACCGATTGGCCATCGAAAAAGGAACGCAAGGCGGAATTCCGCTCCGGCCTGGAAGCGCTGGAAAGCTGA
- a CDS encoding type II toxin-antitoxin system Phd/YefM family antitoxin: MNLVNIHEAKAHLSEYLAAVEAGETVVIARGNKPIAQLMPIKPGEAEKHRCPIGLTKGMGYVGPEFFEPLSEEELGLWEGSYMLPSDPLNPDFDPNWKPEAEDRK; encoded by the coding sequence ATGAATCTGGTCAACATTCATGAGGCCAAGGCGCATCTTTCGGAATATCTCGCTGCCGTTGAAGCGGGTGAAACGGTGGTGATAGCTCGGGGAAACAAGCCGATCGCACAGTTGATGCCGATCAAGCCGGGAGAAGCGGAGAAACACCGCTGCCCCATCGGCCTGACCAAAGGGATGGGCTATGTGGGCCCTGAATTTTTCGAGCCGCTGAGCGAGGAAGAACTGGGCTTGTGGGAAGGTTCGTATATGCTGCCATCCGACCCGCTGAATCCAGACTTTGATCCAAACTGGAAGCCCGAAGCTGAGGACAGGAAATGA
- a CDS encoding putative toxin-antitoxin system toxin component, PIN family → MKIFVDTNVWLSGRFRPGLCAELLEALVEMDAVILLDERVFGEFRRIARDKLKVDGDTVARAELFFRQYAVVVPAAGQPAAGIPDSDDAWIIAAALSAGADWFVTGDKALLALGEIEGLPVIAPREAYTRLRGIC, encoded by the coding sequence GTGAAGATATTTGTCGACACCAACGTCTGGTTGAGCGGACGGTTCCGGCCAGGACTGTGCGCGGAGCTGCTGGAGGCGCTGGTGGAGATGGACGCGGTCATCCTGTTGGACGAACGGGTATTCGGCGAGTTCAGGAGGATTGCCCGCGACAAGCTGAAGGTGGACGGCGACACCGTGGCGCGCGCGGAGCTGTTCTTCCGCCAATACGCAGTGGTCGTGCCTGCCGCCGGCCAACCCGCGGCAGGCATTCCCGACTCGGACGACGCCTGGATCATCGCGGCCGCCCTGTCTGCCGGCGCCGATTGGTTCGTGACCGGTGACAAGGCACTGCTGGCGCTGGGCGAAATCGAGGGCCTGCCCGTCATCGCACCGCGCGAGGCGTACACGCGTTTGCGCGGCATCTGCTGA
- a CDS encoding ribbon-helix-helix protein, CopG family: MSTLTIRLDDQLDQQLNRLAAQMHRTKSDLVREMLRREAALEELRQTRALLKPYADRAGYLTDEDFFRDFS; this comes from the coding sequence ATGTCCACACTCACCATTCGGCTCGACGACCAGCTTGACCAGCAACTGAACCGGCTTGCGGCGCAAATGCACCGTACCAAGAGCGACCTGGTGCGCGAGATGCTCCGCCGCGAGGCGGCGCTGGAAGAGTTGCGGCAGACACGGGCGCTGTTGAAGCCATACGCTGATCGCGCCGGATACCTGACGGATGAGGATTTCTTCCGCGACTTCTCGTGA